One Vespa crabro chromosome 4, iyVesCrab1.2, whole genome shotgun sequence DNA segment encodes these proteins:
- the LOC124423639 gene encoding phosphatidylinositol transfer protein beta isoform, with protein sequence MLIKEFRVTLPLTVEEYQVAQLYSVAEASKNNTGGGEGIEVLKNEPFKDYPLLGGKYSAGQYTYKIYHLASKVPAFIRILLPKNSLEIHEEAWNAYPYCKTIITNPGYMKDNFIIMIESFHIGDCGNQHNVHELPSDKLKIREVIHIDIANDSIATADYKEDEDPTKFKSQKTGRGPLVGKDWMNNIQPVMTCYKLVTCEFKWFGLQTRVESFIQKAERRLFTNFHRQVFCWIDRWYGLTMEDIRAIEDNTKEELDRQRHQGEVRGMQADD encoded by the exons ATGCTCATCAAGGAATT CCGTGTCACTCTACCTTTGACCGTGGAAGAA TACCAAGTTGCTCAATTGTATTCCGTGGCAGAagcaagtaaaaataataccggCGGAGGAGAAGGTATAGAGGTTCTAAAAAATGAACCCTTTAAGGATTATCCTCTTCTCGGTGGAAAATATTCTGCGggtcaatatacatataagattTATCATTTAGCCAGTAAAGTGCCTGCTTTTATTCGTATCTTACTTCCAAAGAATTCTTTGGAAATTCATGAAGAAGCTTGGAATGCATATCCATATTGCAAAACTATTATaact AATCCGGGTTATATGAAGGATaactttataattatgatagaaTCTTTTCATATTGGAGACTGTGGAAATCAGCATAAT GTTCATGAATTACCCTCTGATAAGCTTAAAATAAGAGAAgtaatacatatagatattgCAAATGATTCTATTGCAACTGCTGATtataaagaagatgaagatccAACAAAGTTTAAATCACAGAAAACAGGACGAGGTCCTCTTGTAGGCAAAGATTGGATGAACAATATTCAACCTGTGATGACATGTTATAAGCTAGTTACTTGTGAATTTAAGTGGTTTGGGTTGCAAACACGCGTTGAAAGTTTTATTCAAAAAGCAGAGAGACGTCTGTTCACAAATTTTCATAGACAAGTTTTCTGCTGGATAGACCGTTGGTATGGATTGACAATGGAGGATATCAGAGCTATTGAAGATAATACTAAAGAAGAATTAGACAGG caaAGACATCAAGGTGAAGTACGTGGAATGCAAGCTGATGATTGA